The Coregonus clupeaformis isolate EN_2021a chromosome 8, ASM2061545v1, whole genome shotgun sequence genome has a segment encoding these proteins:
- the LOC121572062 gene encoding ras-related protein Rab-5A-like yields the protein MANRGGATRPNGSNAGNKICQFKLVLLGESAVGKSSLVLRFVKGQFHEFQESTIGAAFLTQTVCLDDTTVKFEIWDTAGQERYHSLAPMYYRGAQAAIVVYDITNEESFARARNWVKELQRQASPNIVIALSGNKADLASKRAVDFQDAQSYADDNSLLFMETSAKTSMNVNEIFMAIAKRLPKSEPAAASVNSGRNRGVDLTEAAQPTKAPCCST from the exons ATGGCCAACAGGGGAGGAGCTACAAGACCCAACGGGTCTAACGCTGGTAACAAGATCTGCCAGTTCAAGCTAGTGCTTCTGGGGGAGTCGGCGGTGGGCAAGTCCAGCCTGGTGCTCCGCTTCGTCAAGGGCCAGTTCCACGAGTTCCAGGAGAGCACCATAGGAG cGGCCTTCCTGACCCAGACAGTGTGTCTAGATGACACGACGGTGAAGTTTGAGATCTGGGACACGGCTGGACAGGAGCGCTACCACAGCCTGGCGCCCATGTACTACAGAGGGGCGCAGGCCGCCATTGTGGTCTACGACATCACAAATGAG GAGTCATTTGCGCGGGCCAGGAACTGGGTGAAGGAGCTGCAGAGACAAGCCAGCCCCAACATTGTCATCGCTCTGTCAGGCAACAAGGCTGACCTAGCCAGCAAGAGAGCCGTGGACTTCCAG GATGCCCAGTCATATGCAGACGACAACAGCTTGCTCTTCATGGAGACGTCGGCCAAGACGTCTATGAATGTGAACGAGATATTCATGGCTATTG CGAAAAGATTGCCCAAGAGCGAGCCCGCGGCCGCCAGCGTTAACAGCGGGCGTAACAGGGGCGTCGACCTAACGGAAGCCGCCCAGCCAACCAAGGCCCCCTGCTGCAGTACCTAA
- the LOC121572064 gene encoding histone acetyltransferase KAT2B isoform X1, which produces MSGSAGIQQGSPAIGAAGSAPAAPGAGGTEGSGATVGSARIAVKKAQLRSSPRPKKLEKLGVYSSCKAEGACKCNSWKSQNPPPTPPSTDQQPNTVNLQEPCRSCSHTLGDHVTHLENVSEEEMNRLLGIALDVEYLNTCVHKEEDADTKQVYFSLFKLLRKCILQMGKPVVEAQESPPFEKPSIEQGVNNFVQYKFSHLPSKERQTIVELAKMFLNQINYWQLETPSQRRQRAPADDAAGYKVNYTRWLCYCNVPQFCDSLPRYETTQIFGRTLLRSVFTVMRKQLLEQARQEKDKLPPEKRTLILTHFPKFLSMLEEEVYSHSSPIWSEDFLAGSSGGPIPIHTVISAPPVARPLYYSTSPVAVDPSSCGSVSPARKTASALEPSPGGQKRKPSEPLPHEETKKLRIVGDIPMELINEVMATITDPASMLGPETSLLSAHSARDEAARLEERRGVIEFHVIGNSLNQKPNKRILMWLVGLQNVFSHQLPRMPKEYITRLVFDPKHKTLSLIKDGRVIGGICFRMFPSQGFTEIVFCAVTSNEQVKGYGTHLMNHLKEYHIKHDILNFLTYADEYAIGYFKKQGFSKDIKVPKAKYLGYIKDYEGATLMGCELNPSIPYTEFSVIIKKQKEIIKKLIERKQAQIRKVYPGLSCFKEGVRQIPIESIPGIRETGWKPVGKGKELKDPDQLYSTLKTILQHVKSHQNAWPFMEPVKKTEAPGYYQVIRFPMDLKTMSERLKSRYYTTRKLFMADMQRIFTNCREYNPPESEYYKCANLLEKFFYTKIKEAGLIEK; this is translated from the exons ATGTCCGGGAGCGCAGGGATTCAGCAGGGCTCCCCGGCCATCGGTGCAGCGGGATCGGCGCCTGCGGCTCCGGGAGCCGGGGGAACGGAGGGTTCGGGCGCCACGGTAGGTTCGGCACGAATCGCCGTGAAGAAGGCGCAGCTCCGCTCCTCCCCGCGCCCGAAAAAACTGGAGAAGCTCGGAGTTTATTCATCTTGCAAG GCTGAGGGGGCCTGTAAGTGTAACAGCTGGAAGAGCCAGAACCCCCCTCCCACACCACCCAGTACGGACCAGCAGCCCAACACTGTCAACCTTCAGGAGCCCTGCCGTAGCTGCTCTCACACACTGG GTGATCATGTGACCCACCTGGAGAACGTCTCAGAGGAGGAGATGAACAGGCTTCTGGGTATTGCCCTGGACGTGGAGTATCTGAACACATGTGTCCACAAAGAGGAGGACGCTGACACCAAACAAGTCTACTTCTCCCTCTTCAAG ctgTTGAGGAAATGCATCCTACAGATGGGCAAACCTGTGGTGGAGGCACAGGAGAGTCCTCCGTTTGAGAAACCTAGCATCGAACAG GGGGTGAATAACTTTGTCCAGTACAAGTTCAGCCATCTTCCCTCCAAGGAGCGTCAGACCATCGTGGAGCTGGCCAAGATGTTCCTCAACCAGATCAACTACTGGCAGCTGGAGACACCCTCACAGAGACGACAGCGGGCGCCTGCTGATGATGCCGCCGGGTACAAAGTCAACTACACCAG ATGGCTGTGCTACTGCAACGTCCCCCAGTTCTGTGACAGTCTGCCGCGGTACGAGACGACCCAGATCTTTGGTCGGACCCTGCTGCGCTCCGTCTTCACTGTAATGAGGAAACAGCTGCTAGAGCAGGCCAGGCAGGAGAAGGATAAGCTACCCCCAGAGAAACGCACTCTCATCCTCACACACTTCCCCAA ATTCCTGTCCATGTTAGAGGAGGAGGTGTACAGTCACAGCTCTCCCATCTGGAGTGAAGACTTCCTGGCTGGATCCTCAGGAGGACCGATCCCCATCCATACAG TGATCAGTGCGCCCCCGGTGGCCAGGCCTCTGTACTACAGCACCAGCCCAGTAGCAGTGGACCCATCCAGCTGTGGCAGTGTCAGTCCTGCCAGGAAGACCGCCTCTGCTCTGGAACCCAGTCCAG GTGGGCAGAAGCGGAAGCCATCAGAGCCCCTCCCCCATGAGGAGACTAAGAAGCTCAGGATTGTTGGGGACATCCCCATGGAACTCATCAACGAAGTCATGGCAACCATCACCGACCCTGCCTCCATGCTGGGACCAGAG aCCAGTCTGCTGTCGGCCCACTCAGCCCGTGATGAGGCGGCCcgcctggaggagaggaggggggtgataGAGTTCCATGTCATTGGGAACTCCCTCAACCAGAAGCCCAACAAGAGGATCCTCATGTGGCTGGTGGGCCTCCAGAATGTCTTCTCTCACCAGCTGCCTCGCATGCCCAAAGAGTACATCACACGCCTCGTCTTCGACCC GAAGCACAAGACTCTGTCGCTGATCAAAGATGGCCGTGTGATCGGAGGGATCTGCTTCCGGATGTTCCCCTCGCAGGGCTTCACAGAGATCGTGTTCTGTGCCGTCACCTCCAACGAGCAGGTCAAG GGATACGGCACTCACCTGATGAACCATCTGAAGGAGTACCACATCAAGCATGACATCCTCAACTTCCTCACCTACGCAGACGAGTACGCCATTGGCTACTTCAAAAAGCAG ggCTTCTCTAAAGACATCAAGGTTCCCAAGGCCAAGTATCTGGGCTACATCAAAGACTATGAGGGAGCGACGCTGATGGGCTGTGAGCTCAACCCCAGCATCCCTTACACTGAGTTTTCTGTCATTATCAAGAAGCagaaggag atcataaagaaactgatagaGAGAAAGCAGGCTCAGATCAGAAAGGTCTACCCAGGACTTTCCTGTTTTAAGGAAGGAGTTCGACAGATTCCCATCGAGAGCATTCCTGGAATAC GAGAAACTGGATGGAAACCGGTGGGCAAAGG GAAAGAGCTGAAGGATCCAGATCAGCTGTACAGCACCCTGAAGACCATCCTACAACACGTTAAG AGTCACCAGAATGCCTGGCCGTTCATGGAACCAGTGAAGAAGACTGAGGCTCCTGGCTACTACCAAGTCATCCGCTTCCCCATGG ACCTGAAGACGATGTCGGAGCGTCTGAAGAGCAGGTACTACACCACGCGGAAGCTCTTCATGGCCGACATGCAGCGCATCTTCACCAACTGTCGCGAGTACAATCCGCCAGAGAGCGAGTACTACAAGTGTGCCAACCTGCTAGAGAAGTTCTTCTACACCAAGATCAAGGAGGCAGGCCTCATTGAGAAGTGA
- the LOC121572064 gene encoding histone acetyltransferase KAT2B isoform X2, with the protein MSGSAGIQQGSPAIGAAGSAPAAPGAGGTEGSGATVGSARIAVKKAQLRSSPRPKKLEKLGVYSSCKAEGACKCNSWKSQNPPPTPPSTDQQPNTVNLQEPCRSCSHTLGDHVTHLENVSEEEMNRLLGIALDVEYLNTCVHKEEDADTKQVYFSLFKLLRKCILQMGKPVVEAQESPPFEKPSIEQGVNNFVQYKFSHLPSKERQTIVELAKMFLNQINYWQLETPSQRRQRAPADDAAGYKVNYTRWLCYCNVPQFCDSLPRYETTQIFGRTLLRSVFTVMRKQLLEQARQEKDKLPPEKRTLILTHFPKFLSMLEEEVYSHSSPIWSEDFLAGSSGGPIPIHTVISAPPVARPLYYSTSPVAVDPSSCGSVSPARKTASALEPSPGGQKRKPSEPLPHEETKKLRIVGDIPMELINEVMATITDPASMLGPETSLLSAHSARDEAARLEERRGVIEFHVIGNSLNQKPNKRILMWLVGLQNVFSHQLPRMPKEYITRLVFDPKHKTLSLIKDGRVIGGICFRMFPSQGFTEIVFCAVTSNEQVKGYGTHLMNHLKEYHIKHDILNFLTYADEYAIGYFKKQGFSKDIKVPKAKYLGYIKDYEGATLMGCELNPSIPYTEFSVIIKKQKEIIKKLIERKQAQIRKVYPGLSCFKEGVRQIPIESIPGIQTGWKPVGKGKELKDPDQLYSTLKTILQHVKSHQNAWPFMEPVKKTEAPGYYQVIRFPMDLKTMSERLKSRYYTTRKLFMADMQRIFTNCREYNPPESEYYKCANLLEKFFYTKIKEAGLIEK; encoded by the exons ATGTCCGGGAGCGCAGGGATTCAGCAGGGCTCCCCGGCCATCGGTGCAGCGGGATCGGCGCCTGCGGCTCCGGGAGCCGGGGGAACGGAGGGTTCGGGCGCCACGGTAGGTTCGGCACGAATCGCCGTGAAGAAGGCGCAGCTCCGCTCCTCCCCGCGCCCGAAAAAACTGGAGAAGCTCGGAGTTTATTCATCTTGCAAG GCTGAGGGGGCCTGTAAGTGTAACAGCTGGAAGAGCCAGAACCCCCCTCCCACACCACCCAGTACGGACCAGCAGCCCAACACTGTCAACCTTCAGGAGCCCTGCCGTAGCTGCTCTCACACACTGG GTGATCATGTGACCCACCTGGAGAACGTCTCAGAGGAGGAGATGAACAGGCTTCTGGGTATTGCCCTGGACGTGGAGTATCTGAACACATGTGTCCACAAAGAGGAGGACGCTGACACCAAACAAGTCTACTTCTCCCTCTTCAAG ctgTTGAGGAAATGCATCCTACAGATGGGCAAACCTGTGGTGGAGGCACAGGAGAGTCCTCCGTTTGAGAAACCTAGCATCGAACAG GGGGTGAATAACTTTGTCCAGTACAAGTTCAGCCATCTTCCCTCCAAGGAGCGTCAGACCATCGTGGAGCTGGCCAAGATGTTCCTCAACCAGATCAACTACTGGCAGCTGGAGACACCCTCACAGAGACGACAGCGGGCGCCTGCTGATGATGCCGCCGGGTACAAAGTCAACTACACCAG ATGGCTGTGCTACTGCAACGTCCCCCAGTTCTGTGACAGTCTGCCGCGGTACGAGACGACCCAGATCTTTGGTCGGACCCTGCTGCGCTCCGTCTTCACTGTAATGAGGAAACAGCTGCTAGAGCAGGCCAGGCAGGAGAAGGATAAGCTACCCCCAGAGAAACGCACTCTCATCCTCACACACTTCCCCAA ATTCCTGTCCATGTTAGAGGAGGAGGTGTACAGTCACAGCTCTCCCATCTGGAGTGAAGACTTCCTGGCTGGATCCTCAGGAGGACCGATCCCCATCCATACAG TGATCAGTGCGCCCCCGGTGGCCAGGCCTCTGTACTACAGCACCAGCCCAGTAGCAGTGGACCCATCCAGCTGTGGCAGTGTCAGTCCTGCCAGGAAGACCGCCTCTGCTCTGGAACCCAGTCCAG GTGGGCAGAAGCGGAAGCCATCAGAGCCCCTCCCCCATGAGGAGACTAAGAAGCTCAGGATTGTTGGGGACATCCCCATGGAACTCATCAACGAAGTCATGGCAACCATCACCGACCCTGCCTCCATGCTGGGACCAGAG aCCAGTCTGCTGTCGGCCCACTCAGCCCGTGATGAGGCGGCCcgcctggaggagaggaggggggtgataGAGTTCCATGTCATTGGGAACTCCCTCAACCAGAAGCCCAACAAGAGGATCCTCATGTGGCTGGTGGGCCTCCAGAATGTCTTCTCTCACCAGCTGCCTCGCATGCCCAAAGAGTACATCACACGCCTCGTCTTCGACCC GAAGCACAAGACTCTGTCGCTGATCAAAGATGGCCGTGTGATCGGAGGGATCTGCTTCCGGATGTTCCCCTCGCAGGGCTTCACAGAGATCGTGTTCTGTGCCGTCACCTCCAACGAGCAGGTCAAG GGATACGGCACTCACCTGATGAACCATCTGAAGGAGTACCACATCAAGCATGACATCCTCAACTTCCTCACCTACGCAGACGAGTACGCCATTGGCTACTTCAAAAAGCAG ggCTTCTCTAAAGACATCAAGGTTCCCAAGGCCAAGTATCTGGGCTACATCAAAGACTATGAGGGAGCGACGCTGATGGGCTGTGAGCTCAACCCCAGCATCCCTTACACTGAGTTTTCTGTCATTATCAAGAAGCagaaggag atcataaagaaactgatagaGAGAAAGCAGGCTCAGATCAGAAAGGTCTACCCAGGACTTTCCTGTTTTAAGGAAGGAGTTCGACAGATTCCCATCGAGAGCATTCCTGGAATAC AAACTGGATGGAAACCGGTGGGCAAAGG GAAAGAGCTGAAGGATCCAGATCAGCTGTACAGCACCCTGAAGACCATCCTACAACACGTTAAG AGTCACCAGAATGCCTGGCCGTTCATGGAACCAGTGAAGAAGACTGAGGCTCCTGGCTACTACCAAGTCATCCGCTTCCCCATGG ACCTGAAGACGATGTCGGAGCGTCTGAAGAGCAGGTACTACACCACGCGGAAGCTCTTCATGGCCGACATGCAGCGCATCTTCACCAACTGTCGCGAGTACAATCCGCCAGAGAGCGAGTACTACAAGTGTGCCAACCTGCTAGAGAAGTTCTTCTACACCAAGATCAAGGAGGCAGGCCTCATTGAGAAGTGA